The segment ATGCCGCCTAACGTAAAAAGACCGATAAAACCTAACGCATAAATCATCGGCGTTTTCAACGAAATAGAGCCTCGATAAAGTGTAGCAGTCCAATTAAACACCTTTACCGCAGAAGGAATGGCTACCAAAAAACTTAAAAGCGAAAAAATCATTCCAGCATAAACGGATTGGCCGCTCACAAACATATGATGTCCCCAAACCAGAAAGCCCAACACCGCAATCGCTAAACTCGAAAATGCCACAAAAGTATAACCAAAAATCTGTTTGCGCGAAAAACAAGCGATTAACTCACTCACCACCCCCATGCCCGGTAAAATCATAATGTAAACTGCGGGATGGGAATAAAACCAAAAGAGATGCTGAAACAAAATGGGATCGCCACCTAAAGCCGGGTTAAAAATTCCCACTTGCCATAAACGCTCCAAAGCAATGAGAAAAAGCGTAATAGCCAAAACGGGAGTAGCCAAAACAAGAATCAGACTCGTGGCATACATCGACCAAATAAACAAAGGTAAACGCATCCAAGTTAATCCTGGCGCGCGCATTTTATGAATCGTTACAATAAAATTAAGCCCCGTTAAAATAGAAGAAAATCCCGCAACAAAGACTCCAACCACCATCATCACCACATAAGAATTAGAGTAAGCGCTACTGTAAGGCGTATAAAAAGTCCATCCTGTATCAACCCCACCAATTATAATGGAATATAAAGTCACCCCACCCCCAAAAATAAACAAATACCAACTCAATAAATTGATTCGCGGAAAAGCCACATCACGCGCTCCGAGCATCAATGGAATCACAAAATTTCCTAACGTAGCTGGAATAGAGGGAATAAGAAAAAACCAAACCATCAGCACTCCATGAATGGTAAATAACTTGTTGTAAGTATCCGCCAAAACCAAATCCCCCTCGGGAGTTAATAATTCCAACCTCATCAAAGCCGCAGCCATTGCCGCAATGAAAAAAAAGAAAATGATGGAAAATAAATATAACAGGCCAATCCGTTTATGATCTCGAGTAAAAAGCCAAGATTTCACAGAATAATTAACATTCAAATAATTTTTGGTAGCTTCAATCGAGAAATTAAACTCCTGCGCAGCATTCATGGTTTTCCCTTCCCACTTTTTGCTTTTTTCGGAGACAAATTTTTAATATAGGCAACCAATTGAAATATTTCTTCTTCCGATAAACGCCCTTCAAAACTCGGCATAATATTAGGGTATCCCGCTGCAATTTGCAGTTGTGGTAAAAGAATAGAATCTCGAATATATTTTTCGTCTGCCATTACCATGCGTCCCTCTTCTAAGGGAACAGGGCGACCAAATATCCCTTCTAACAAAGGCGCATGAAACTGTGACTGCATACTGTGACACCCGCTACAACCCAATTCTTGAAATAACTTTTGGCCAGATTGAACTAATGGTTCCGTGGGTTCACCTTCCCTTAACCAATCTTCATAATCTTTAGGCTCCATCACATGAACACGCCCAATCATATGAGAATGCATCGTCCCACAATATTCTGCACAAAAAAGATGATAACTACCAACCTTCGTCGCTTGAAACCATTCCGTGGTATAACGCCCAGGTAACACATCTTGTTTAATACGAAAAACTGGCAGAAAAAAACTGTGAATCACATCTTGCGAAGTCATGACTAATTTCACGACACTTCCCACAGGCACATGTAATTCATTAATCTCTCGATTACCTTCTGGGTGTTGAATTTTCCACATCCACTGCTTCCCGACAACATTTACTTCGATAGCCTCTTTAGGCGGCTCTTGCAAATTAACATATAAATGACTGCCCCAAGCAAAAACTGCCATGACTAATATTAAAGGAATAATAATCCAAACTAACTCGACCTTAAGCGTAGAAAATTTAAGAGGACTTCGATCAACTTTTTTACTTTCACGATATTTAAATAAGAAAAAAATCATTGGCCCAAAAACAATCAGATGCACCACAATCGTCAATGCCACCAAAAAAAGAAATAACCTATCAACCTGAGTGGCCATTGCGGAGCCTGATGCTGGAAAAAACGGAAAACTCATAACCTCTCACGGTGAGATTTCCTAATCAAAACAGCCAAACTCAAAATAGTTAAAATACCCAACAAACGTATCGAACCTAAAATAACATTTCCGTAGCGACCTGTTTCCGGATTGTAATCAAAACATAACAAAAGCAATTTTTTAACCGCAGTTCCGGTCTTCTGTTTTGCCGATCGCTCAATAGCCATTGCCAATCCTGGCGAAGGATAATTAATCCCCAAAAAATATTGCGAAACTTTTCCTTGAGAAGTCACAACAACAATTCCGCTCGGATGAGCATATTGCTTACTCCTCACATCGTATCGATAAGAAAATCCAATCTCTCGAGAAATGATATTAATCGAAGCCAAATCGCCCCTTAAAAAATGCCACCCTTTTTCAGAATTGATTTGTCCATAACGTTTCAAATATTTTTCCTTCATCGTCAATAAACGATCCTGAGTTTCCTTAGGGTCAATACTCAAATAAACCACATCAAAGGAGGCACCTGCTTTTAATGATAACCCTTGAAGACATTGCACCAAACCATCCAAAACCAACGAACACAACATGGGGCACGAGCTGTAACCCAATACAAAAATAACAGGCCTTCCCTGAAAATAATTTTTGAGCAAAACCTTTTCTCCATTTTCATCTTGAAAAGTCAAATTCAGAGATAGCGACTCGCCTAAATTTTGTTTAAAATCCAATGCTTGAAACTCATCCGGCGTAAGGGCTTGAACCACCCCTGCAGTTAAAATTAAAAACAAAGCAGCTATTTTCATATTTATTGCTCCATTTTTTGTTTTTTATTATGAATCATCTCATGAAACGTGCTCACCTTTTCTCCCGAAGGCCAAATGGGCAGTCCCTGATCCACTATCCATTTCATCGATTGTTCGATAGGAATTTGAACAATCCCTTTTTCACGATCCACCCAACCGTAGCCATTCAACTCAATTCTCTCTTTTTCCAAAAATTTCTGCATATCTTGCTTGGGAAAAACTTGCAGACGCGGAAT is part of the Verrucomicrobiia bacterium genome and harbors:
- the ctaD gene encoding cytochrome c oxidase subunit I; its protein translation is MNAAQEFNFSIEATKNYLNVNYSVKSWLFTRDHKRIGLLYLFSIIFFFFIAAMAAALMRLELLTPEGDLVLADTYNKLFTIHGVLMVWFFLIPSIPATLGNFVIPLMLGARDVAFPRINLLSWYLFIFGGGVTLYSIIIGGVDTGWTFYTPYSSAYSNSYVVMMVVGVFVAGFSSILTGLNFIVTIHKMRAPGLTWMRLPLFIWSMYATSLILVLATPVLAITLFLIALERLWQVGIFNPALGGDPILFQHLFWFYSHPAVYIMILPGMGVVSELIACFSRKQIFGYTFVAFSSLAIAVLGFLVWGHHMFVSGQSVYAGMIFSLLSFLVAIPSAVKVFNWTATLYRGSISLKTPMIYALGFIGLFTLGGMTGIFLATLGVDVHVTDTYFVIAHFHYIMVGGMVLAFMGGLHYWWPKITGRLYPEKMGQLSALITFIGFNLTFFPQFIAGYLGMPRRYHAYAAEFQIYNVLSTAGASILGVGYVLPIFYFLWSLWFGKKASMNPWDARGLEWQTASPPSQYNFEQTPIVTEQTHAYPLLTSEKTLRKVMHVR
- the coxB gene encoding cytochrome c oxidase subunit II, translated to MSFPFFPASGSAMATQVDRLFLFLVALTIVVHLIVFGPMIFFLFKYRESKKVDRSPLKFSTLKVELVWIIIPLILVMAVFAWGSHLYVNLQEPPKEAIEVNVVGKQWMWKIQHPEGNREINELHVPVGSVVKLVMTSQDVIHSFFLPVFRIKQDVLPGRYTTEWFQATKVGSYHLFCAEYCGTMHSHMIGRVHVMEPKDYEDWLREGEPTEPLVQSGQKLFQELGCSGCHSMQSQFHAPLLEGIFGRPVPLEEGRMVMADEKYIRDSILLPQLQIAAGYPNIMPSFEGRLSEEEIFQLVAYIKNLSPKKAKSGKGKP
- a CDS encoding SCO family protein, whose translation is MKIAALFLILTAGVVQALTPDEFQALDFKQNLGESLSLNLTFQDENGEKVLLKNYFQGRPVIFVLGYSSCPMLCSLVLDGLVQCLQGLSLKAGASFDVVYLSIDPKETQDRLLTMKEKYLKRYGQINSEKGWHFLRGDLASINIISREIGFSYRYDVRSKQYAHPSGIVVVTSQGKVSQYFLGINYPSPGLAMAIERSAKQKTGTAVKKLLLLCFDYNPETGRYGNVILGSIRLLGILTILSLAVLIRKSHRERL